A window of the Deltaproteobacteria bacterium genome harbors these coding sequences:
- a CDS encoding FAD-dependent oxidoreductase, producing the protein MRVVIIGAGAGGRSASGRIRQLDKQAQIDIFSTQGEIDYAPCEPPFVLKGVARWDDIFYPGKFYEERNINVHLNTEVTDILTKEKRIMAGGKSYPYDKAILSPGAMPSIPPIPGLDGKNEFTLSTNIADGRALDKIIPEYNSAAIIGAGAIGVELTLALVARGYRKVFLLDMMENILPASLDKKMAGRVEQVMQKNGVELVLSANISSIKSESKRKRLILGTQELDVDFVFMATGASPSVDLARKAGIEIGETGGVLVNRYLQTSDPDIYAIGDCMENWDCIIGSKTRRLMVTTAGRTGDVAGRNLVSGNAFPYEGTLMTFAIEIFGYQIGTVGFTERAAREKGLDIVCTTNNIPGTRPHYGGKVVHYKLMADRQTGALVGAQIISEETTKGMVNAMALAIAEKVPLDRLAALETPYSPAVGMNPLGFGLERLARKLS; encoded by the coding sequence ATGAGAGTGGTTATTATTGGAGCTGGCGCCGGAGGCAGGAGTGCCTCGGGACGGATCCGACAGCTGGATAAACAAGCCCAGATAGACATTTTTAGCACCCAAGGTGAAATTGACTATGCCCCCTGTGAGCCGCCCTTTGTGCTCAAAGGAGTTGCCCGCTGGGACGATATATTTTATCCGGGCAAGTTTTACGAGGAGAGAAACATAAATGTTCATTTAAACACTGAAGTCACTGATATCCTCACCAAGGAAAAGCGCATTATGGCCGGAGGCAAGAGCTATCCTTATGATAAAGCTATCTTAAGTCCGGGGGCTATGCCTTCCATTCCTCCTATTCCCGGACTTGACGGTAAAAATGAATTCACTCTGAGCACTAATATTGCTGACGGCCGAGCTCTGGACAAGATTATCCCTGAATACAACAGCGCCGCCATCATTGGGGCAGGGGCAATCGGGGTAGAGCTAACCCTGGCTCTTGTGGCCAGAGGCTACCGCAAGGTCTTTCTCCTGGACATGATGGAGAATATTTTACCAGCCAGTTTAGACAAGAAGATGGCCGGCCGGGTTGAGCAGGTAATGCAGAAAAATGGAGTGGAGCTAGTTCTATCTGCCAACATCAGCAGCATAAAAAGCGAGTCTAAAAGGAAGCGACTTATTCTTGGTACCCAAGAACTTGATGTTGACTTCGTCTTCATGGCCACTGGGGCCAGTCCTAGCGTTGATCTTGCCCGGAAAGCAGGAATTGAAATAGGGGAAACAGGGGGGGTCTTGGTGAACCGGTATTTGCAGACCAGCGACCCTGACATCTATGCCATCGGTGATTGCATGGAGAATTGGGACTGCATTATTGGCTCAAAGACCCGCCGGTTGATGGTTACCACTGCCGGTAGAACCGGCGATGTGGCTGGCAGGAATTTGGTTTCGGGAAACGCTTTCCCCTATGAAGGCACTCTTATGACCTTTGCCATTGAAATCTTTGGCTATCAAATAGGTACGGTCGGTTTTACCGAGAGGGCGGCCCGAGAGAAAGGGCTGGATATCGTATGCACCACAAACAACATTCCTGGCACACGACCGCATTATGGCGGTAAGGTCGTTCACTACAAGCTAATGGCTGATCGTCAGACCGGCGCTCTGGTTGGAGCGCAGATTATTTCAGAGGAGACGACAAAGGGTATGGTCAACGCTATGGCTTTGGCCATAGCGGAGAAAGTGCCGCTGGATAGGCTGGCTGCGCTTGAGACTCCCTATTCGCCTGCAGTGGGAATGAACCCGTTAGGGTTCGGGCTGGAAAGGCTGGCCCGCAAGCTGAGCTGA